The sequence below is a genomic window from bacterium.
CCGGAGCAGCCTTTTGTGTCCCCTCCGTGTCAGCCTGAAGGGTGGTCGAAACTGCGGGATGAGGGTCCGGAGCGATCCTGCCGATGATCATCCTTGTTGCTATGTCAGGTGGCCTGTATTCAGCGTTCCAGGTCATATACATCAGGAAACCGAAAATGGGCAGAGTAAGCAGCAATGCCACCGGGGCACGCACTTTCATGGATCTTCTCAGTCTTTCAAAATCCACCGCCTCCAGTGTTTCGAGGGCCTGCGCCTGCCTGATCCGGTTTTGGACCCTGTTTCCCCCCGAGAACCACACATAACTGTAAAGACGATCCTTGAGATCGAATCGGTCATCTACCAGGGTGGCAAACATCTCTGAAGATCCTCTGGTCCGTTCCCTGATCATAAGGACGAGAAAAAGGGTTTCGAAAAGGAAGGGTACCCCCAGTTTGACGTTCCACACGTTGAAAGCGATTGCAGCCACAAGATTGAAGAGCAGGTCCACGATCAGGGCGATGGAGAAGATCGCGAGAGTCCTGTTGATCATATGCCGCCGCCGCAAGGCCCGGATATGTCCGGATACCAGGGTGACAGGGTCTGAACCCTGCAGGGTCTTTGACATGTGCAATTCAGTCAAGGTCTGAATATGTCGGTGATCCGGGCCTTCATCTGTGCCCGGACGTGATCAGCATACTCTTTTTGCAGAGATTTGCTGGTCAGGGAGATGTCGGCACTCCCGCGTCCAGTTCGCAGGCTTACTGCCAGGTCGTCCGACGCCCACAATTCCTGAATCGACTCCTGGAAGGCGGTAGTCACGTAGGTTCCCGGGTGCTGGTCTAAAAGCGGGATGGGGGTCGAGAAACTCAAACGGTAGAGCCTGTTGCGGTGGTCGAATTCGGGGACCAGGTTGATGAGGGCCGATCCCTCGATGTAATAATCGCCGGTTTCCAGCTGCTGCCAGGCAGCGTTGACCGCCTCCTGGACCATCCCCATCTTGACGCCAAAAAGGCTGAACCCTTCCGCCGAAGCATCGGGCGTGATCGTCATGCCGGTGGCGATGATCAGTGCAAGGAGAAAAAACGGTACCCTTTTCATTGGCCCCCCTTCCCATGATAAAAACCTGAAACGGAAGTTAAGTGCAATCGTTACAGGTTGGAATTTAACCACAACCACCAACTCCTGTCCACCCGGGAGCCTGTCGGAGGTTTCACACAGGCTCCCAGGCCAGAAACAAAAAACCTGACAACGTGCCGATGTTTTTCGATACGTTGTCAGGGCTTTTTTGTTTGGCGGAAGTGCATGGGAATCGAACCCACCGTACCGGGTTTTAACCGGCACCACTGGATTTGAAGTCCAGGAGGGCCACCAGTGCCCTACGCACTCCCGGAAGAAGAGTATCGGCCATCGAAGTCTCTGTCAAGAACAAGGACTGTGATTGCCGGTGGAGGAGGAAGGAGGGGAAGACCTGTGTCCCGGCCTCTGCGCATTACCTTGATTGTGTCCAAAATCCAAGGTCCAAAATGCAAACATGGTGAACGGTATTCTCAATTATGTTGAAAGGACGGTTCCTTTTTTAAAGGACGTTTTTTTATGGAGTCCTGGCTTTTGGATCTTAGATCTTGAATTGACTGGCCAAATTACCAACGCGACCGACATAAAGAACAAACTTGACAGTTTAACCGTCAAGTGCTAATCATAACTTAATGCTTGGTGGATTTGCTGGCAGATTTATCGGTAGGTGGGGTGAAATATGTCTCCTGAAGAACTGCTTCACGTGGTTTACAGCATGATCGATCGGTGCTTCGCCCGGGGAATGGAACTCGGCGAGGTTCTCACTGAAATTGAGAACTACATCGCCTCACTCGAAACCTGACGGTCTCTCGAGTTCCGTTTTCCGAGTTCCGAGTACCAAGTTCCGGGTTGAAAACCCAGGTCCGGCTTTGTTTCCCCTGCCGTAAAATCCGGATCCAAAATCCAGGAATGGTTCAGCTGCCGCTCACAGCTACATGATGTCAGTTCCCTATTCACTGCCGGCTTTGCCGGGCGACCCGGGTTTTTCTCCGCCCTTCGCCCTGCGCCCTGGATTTTTCCCTCCGGCAGATTTCTTCAGAATGTCCTTCAGAAATCTGCCGGTGTGGCTCCCTTTCACCTTGGCGACCTCCTCCGGCGTCCCCGTCGCCACCAGGTAGCCGCCCTTGTCCCCGCCTTCCGGCCCCAGGTCGATGAGGTGGTCGGCTGACTTGATCACCTCCAGGTTGTGCTCAATGACGATGACGGTGTTGCCCCTTTGTACGAGGTTATTCAGAACGACCAGGAGCTTGACCACATCGTCGAAATGAAGACCCGTGGTGGGCTCGTCGAGGATGTACAGGGTCCTGCCGGTGTCCCTCTTGGAAAGCTCCCGTGACAGCTTGATCCTCTGGGCCTCGCCTCCCGAGAGGGTGGTCGCCGCCTGCCCGAGCTGGATATATCCCATACCCACCTCCTGGAGGGTGTGAAGGCGCCTCGCGATGACAGGGATCCCGGCGAAAAGTTCAGCGGCCTGGTTCACCGTTCGGGAGAGGACTTCGGCGATGTTGACCCCTTTGTAGGTGATCTCGAGGGTCTCCCTGTTGAACCTCCTGCCGTCACAGATTTCGCAGGTGACGTGGATGTCGGGGAGGAAGTGCATCTCGATCTTCTTGACACCGTCTCCCTGGCAGGCCTCGCACCGGCCTCCCTTGACGTTGAAGCTGAAACGGCCAGGCTTATAGCCCCTGATCCGCGATTCGGGAACCTGGGCAAAAAGTTCCCTGATCGGCGTGAAAGCCCCCGTGTAGGTCGCGGGGTTGGAGCGGGGAGTCCGGCCGATGGGGGACTGATCGATGTCGATGACCCTGTCGATGGCCTCGGTTCCCTTGATCCCTTTGTGGATCCCCGGCCGCTGGGCGTTGATGGATCGGCTTCGGGCGAGGGCACGGTAGAGCGTCTCAATGACCAGGGAAGATTTGCCGGAACCAGACACACCCGTGACGCAGGTAAAAACCCCGAGGGGGAACGAGACGTCGATCTCCTTGAGGTTGTTCCGGGCGGCTCCGGTGACCACGAGGGATCCCAGAAAACCGGCTCGACGCCTCGTTTTTGGGGTCTCGATGGAGAGCCGCCCGGAAAGGTACTTCCCCGTCAGGGACTTTTCGGAGTTCATGATGAACGCGGGAACCCCCTGGGCCACCACCTCGCCGCCGCGCACCCCCGCTCCGGGGCCCATATCCACGACGTAATCCGCCGTGGTGATGGTGTCGGCGTCATGCTCCACGACGATGACGGTATTCCCCATGTCCCTGAGGGCCAGGAGGGTCTGCAGAAGGCGCGCGTTGTCCCTCGGGTGAAGGCCTATGCTCGGTTCGTCCAGGATGTACAGAACACCCATGAGGCTTGAGCCGATCTGGGTGGCGAGGCGTATGCGCTGGCCCTCTCCCCCGGAAAGGGTTCCCGAGGCCCGGTCCAGTGTCAGGTAATCAAGCCCTACATTCCGGAGGAAGCTGAGTCTCTCGGTGATCTCCTTGAGGATCCTGGAGGCGATCTCACTTTCCTTCTCGTTGA
It includes:
- the uvrA gene encoding excinuclease ABC subunit UvrA is translated as MSTDKITIKGAREHNLKNVNVTIPRDTLTVITGVSGSGKSSLAFDTLYAEGQRRYVESLSAYARQFLEQMDKPDVDSIEGLSPAISIEQKTVSRNPRSTVGTVTEIYDYLRLLFARIGIPYCYQCGRLIEASSSQQVTDALIQIEPGTRLTLLAPIVRSRKGEHRKELEKFARQGFLRARVDGQILGLDEEILMDRKKKHDIEIVIDRILVKPEVRNRLADSVELALKVGDGLLIALIGKDEETIFSEKLACASCGISYPEISPRFFSFNNPTGACSACSGLGFTTEIDPDLVIPDPGLSIRGGALAPWRKRNSMFYHQLLQALATHFGFDLTVPFEKLPEIARHVVLYGSGSEVINFRYQDSSQVWKTRKPFEGIIPNLRRRYLETSSEHSREEIESFMGNQTCEACRGARLRPESLHVTVGDLNISQVTNFSIGEAFRFFSDLTLNEKESEIASRILKEITERLSFLRNVGLDYLTLDRASGTLSGGEGQRIRLATQIGSSLMGVLYILDEPSIGLHPRDNARLLQTLLALRDMGNTVIVVEHDADTITTADYVVDMGPGAGVRGGEVVAQGVPAFIMNSEKSLTGKYLSGRLSIETPKTRRRAGFLGSLVVTGAARNNLKEIDVSFPLGVFTCVTGVSGSGKSSLVIETLYRALARSRSINAQRPGIHKGIKGTEAIDRVIDIDQSPIGRTPRSNPATYTGAFTPIRELFAQVPESRIRGYKPGRFSFNVKGGRCEACQGDGVKKIEMHFLPDIHVTCEICDGRRFNRETLEITYKGVNIAEVLSRTVNQAAELFAGIPVIARRLHTLQEVGMGYIQLGQAATTLSGGEAQRIKLSRELSKRDTGRTLYILDEPTTGLHFDDVVKLLVVLNNLVQRGNTVIVIEHNLEVIKSADHLIDLGPEGGDKGGYLVATGTPEEVAKVKGSHTGRFLKDILKKSAGGKNPGRRAKGGEKPGSPGKAGSE